Genomic segment of Malus domestica chromosome 15, GDT2T_hap1:
caaaggacatccagagccttactggcaaggtggcagccttaaccaggttcatttctaaggccacagacaaatgtgctcccttttttaaagcacttaagggaagtaggaagtacattacatggactgatgaatgtgccgagacattcaaaaacctcaaggagtacatgagtaaagcccctctactctccaagcccgaggtaggagacattctcattatctacctatcggtatcagcttcagccgtaagttccgttctcattcgaaaggatgggaatattgagcgacctgtctactacgctagcaaagccctacaagatgcggagacacgatactccaacattgagaaattagctctagcattggtcatgtctgctcggaaacttcgcccttatttccaagcacacgccatcatcgtgcttaccaatcaccctcttcgacagatactccagagtcctgacacgtctgggcgaatgatcaaatgggcgatagcattgggtgagtttgacatctcctaccaaccaaaaccagccgaaaaaggtcaagcagtagcagatttcattgccgacttcacatatccggttaacattgcttctacacctgaagcagtggcttcattacccccggaagctcagaaggtagaatcaacgacctcagcttggagtctgtatgttgatggctcatccaaccaacagggctgtggagcgggactagtcttgactacgcccgacaaagtagcaatggagtatgctcttcgtttcaaattcaaggcatcaaacaatgaggccgagtatgaagcccttctggcaggattacgtttggccaaacacctcggggttaaacaaattgatattttcagtgactcccaattagtggtcaaccaggttaccaacaactttgatgctaaggacagctccatggcagcatatcttgcgcaaacacaacttttgctcaaacacttccactaccagatcacccaagttcctcgagcggcaaacagtcatgcagacgccctggctcgcctcgcctcagctgtggaagacaagattggaagaaaaattcatgtcgaactgttggcaacaccaagcaccatggccgcagaagtatgcaacttacaacagggggatagttggatcaccccgatctataatttccttgctcatggcaccctcccaaatgataaagtccaggctaagcaaattcgatacaagtctacccgctacctgatcatcaatgatcaactctataagcgaggttttagcctgccatacttaaggtgtcttacgcctgccgaggcggaaatcgtccttcgggaaatacatgagggagtctgtggagatcatgctggatctcggtccctagcacacaagacttttcgccaaggatattactggccaacactccaccaggatgccatcaaagtatcccgctcatgtgacaaatgtcaacgatatgcaactattcctcattcccctccagagcctcttactcctatgatcagcccttggcccttcgcccagtggggacttgatttgatcggcccaatgccggcagggaagggcaaagtctgttacgcagtcgttgcagtggactacttcacaaagtgggccgaagtagaacccttggcaaccattactgaggcaaagatagaagactttgtgtggaagaacatcctttgtagattcggcattcccaatgcgatagtcactgacaatgggcgacagtttgacaacaagaagttcaggttgttctgctctaagttcaacatcaacttatgctttgcctctccagctcatccccagtctaatggacaagttgaagccatcaacaaaataatcaagcgcactttgaaaaccagcttggacaaagctaaaggctgttggccagaatttgtaccccaagttctttggtcatatcgcacttcatatcggacttcaacaggagaaactccattctcacttgcctttggcacagaggcggttgtccctgttgagctcgagcaagcaacattccgagtccagaactacattcaaagtgaaaatgacaaacaactcaccctcaacttggatttagtcgaggaacacagaaaccaagctcacttgaggaatgtcgcctacaagcagcgcatctccaactattatgactctagggtcaagcttcgttctttcaaaataggagactgggtcttaaagaaaagattactctgcgacagagtcccgagtgaaggcacacttagtccaaactgggatggaccgtatgaagtcattggcatcagtcgccctggctcttacacacttagaagctccgatggcaagacccttggccatccatggaacgctgatcacttgaagtactactacaaatagactcacgatgtacaagtgttgagctatagccgttcggcatcctatgtaatgaaggccatttggcaatgaattcaataaagaggtaatttagccaactcagccctcactcttttacattcctagcaagggaacactcaagtgttgaaacctcaaagcagatatatccaacacgaaacaaaatctaagtatgtgtcgacaagactatacaaagaaaggaacaaccaaacaatggcttatatccaaacaatagatctattcatacatagccaaacatgcattaataatagtgcaaacactcataaacacctaaaatccaaaactctcaagcttataacatgggcacatgttatacacacatcagactactacatccagaatacatgcagatagtaaagacactgctattcattctcatctgaagccgaacccctggcagtatcattccgcgtcctaccatcatcctctgcatccccaagatcctcttcaccatgctgagtctgtgcatcagcactaccttcattatcagactcatcttcgctgctaggatcaacagcaaggacaaatgtctcgccctttcgatgatgctcatctatatcttcgtggtattttcgaataatgctcccatcatcataacgatcaaggacggccatccatttccttttttcaaagcgagcttcttgagcacagtagggtttaatagcaagatgaaaggtcgaagaacttaagtattcttgcacagcagcctccctttcagttggaatgctcttctccagttcagaaatctcaactaaggcaccatccaattctcccctaaccttggatacttccaaggtagccacctcaaactgttttttagttgcctcaaacaatttcttaagccttaggttctcaccatttcgccttttcaagctctccatggtttcatccttcagttggagagcctgagtcaaaagtcccttattccttcgggcctcgtccacaagctgcttattctccttcagttttgccttgtaccgctcaacctcttgcagtctgtcgtgatactcggccatgacctgcatggcaagacgatcatcactacctaaataatgataataaagaggaaaaagtaaggaaatgacaaagtaacactcacatatgaagacagcttcaacatccggtcgcaatccgattcatccttagctaagggctctccgagctcatcgaaggcgaatcgacgccctgccaagcaattgttgatatccccaaaatcctttggccgcgtggcaaccctcaagtccttccacgggacactgccagctctttccttgcctttcccctCATGGCGGGAACCAGGATCACTTTCCTGGACAGCGTGCTCCATAGTAAGAGGATGAGGCAACAGTCGGCTCCCTTCTCCTGCAACTACGGCAGTAGCATTATCAACGGTCTCGACTCCAGTCTTCCTAAAGGCAGGCCCCTTAAGGACCCCATCTTGGGACTTAGGTCTAACGGATGGTTCCCCTcggaacttatgaattttcttatgcggtaggatgtcttccgaaggaactaacactggtgctttccttttatgggtgctagtccctgttttcttgcttaccttctccactgcataaggaaaatcaaaataagaaatacaactttccaaataaagtaaggaattgagctaagtttacatgaaggatacaacttactcgatcgtccctggctctcggaaactaagggttggaaaccgtaccgacgaaataagggtcgtagcttgcttaagtgtctatcctctttgggcaccctcaacaccttctctatgtcagatagctcctgcccaaacagttggatggtgccccgcgtcactacatgaagcaaagtgttagaagcaagaaaagaccacaacaaatagcaaatagtacgaacggttgatacgttacaacctacagtctggaagtgagtaagcacacgtcgctcaggcgtgacacccttatcatactcccaatcattatacagaaagcaccaacggtttttccatgtgtagtatgcctttttcttaccatacacaatacgctctctctcactccgacatgcacactcggcataaccagtgcatgattttgctgggcgcatcttgtaacagtaacgccactgatggaaggaaggctcacacaacccacactccatccaaatgatataaaatccaatcaaagtatcccagaaaccaggattgagttgcccaggtgcatatccgatcaaagataacatcttttgcaaccacggatgtaaaggtagtctcacccctaaagtcagtaatatctgggtgtagaacataacatgaccctggggaggctcagaaggccattcttcatcatgtaccaaacgtatccctacactacgagggatattacatgactgccttagcgcctcaacctgcttctcattatctaacaagttattctttagatggtctgctgtgaactcagagcgaactatgggtatggcatcaaaaacaaccccctcacccaacgccatggaggaagaactagcaatagctaaagtttgacggttgggaagatcatccaatgtttctctagtaccggactctaacaaagaccctgaagactccgacattgcagactcagacttagagctaaagctagaagagccctcatcactagaacttccaggctctgacatctacaataagaagaaacaaattctatcactacatgcatgatcaaaacataaggaagttcctatattacccacatgaagatggtgcaaagcgatgccggaacccttctcaatcagaaagcaatccgtcttccacagtcactacaaaacaagcaaatgaagaccgtgtcaagcgccaaaaaaaaaaaaaaaaaaaaaaaaaaaaaaaaaacagcttcatccaaaaaagcttcaactgaaaagcttcacctccaaagcttcacccacaaagcttcacctcaaaagcttcacccacaaagcttcacccaaaaaagcttcacccacaaagcttcacccaaaaaaagcttcacccgaaaagcttcacccccaaagcttcacttaaaaaagcttcacctccaaagcttcacccacaaagcttcacctaaaaagcttcacccacaaagcttcacccaaaaaagcttcacccgaaaagcttcacctccaaagcttcacccacaaagcttcacctcaaaagcttcacccacaaagcttcacccaaaaaagcttcacccgaaaagcttcacctccaaagcttcacaagggcccaaagcttcacttaaaaaagcttcacctacaaagcttcacctaaaaaagcttcacctagaaagcttcatctacatactttcaccatcaaagcttcaccatcaaagcttcacctagaaagcttcatctacaaagcttcatctacaaagcttcaccatcaaagcttcacctagaaagcttcaacaccaaagcttcacctacaaagcttcaacacaaaaccttgctccaaataaacaaattttgttcacacaacctaaacattttttgttttacacccacaagggcccaaaatcttccttcttatttattcacttatatatgttcccaaacatattatgatagatcaaataataattcaaagtccaaaatttagttatggacaaaaatacaagcaattcaccagtactgaagttgctacaaaaactggaatcttccccagcctagaaatccaacaaagcttcgcctccttttctctatcaaatttttgcagctgctgcttctctccaatggagctgaattttggacaccctctagttcttgagcagatgaacaactttcaagaaggaaccatttctgtttgagccacggaaattaaagtgttgaagctccaagcatgacagtcggattcttgcagatttcgaagctgctgtgatgtttcgaagatctggaaatatttaaccattagttcattctgaatttttgatatgttatgaaagagacgatgaggaacaacttcaatgaagaaagcatgctgatctgaacaatgctcgatctccaggccGAGACAATATCAAGTTTTCCATAGatatttcatctcaaattctgatttcaagtgcgcgacaatttcctcaagctccgCGGGGGTTCCaataaggttcatgtcatcgacataaactgcaatgaTCATAAatccagaatgtgacttcttaataaccacgcatgggcatagttcattgttcacataaccttgacttgtcaaatattcattcagacggttataccacatttgcCCCGATTGTTTCAATTactgactcaaactactcaaaacaacataactaagttaaaaagactcaaaacagactctagggagttatttggacgaatttaagactagtaagagtcaaaacactaaattggacatatttaaacacttttctaactaatctaagacactaaattaaaagggggattgatttggacgaaaattaactaaattaaacagattgcaaaacaaagtaaattaggtgatttgaatggtgaaaacttagccagaggatccttcttgacacatgacatatgcatataaaCCAATTTCTAGTATTGTTCCCTTagactatgaatgacaacaccccaagttaaccgtgacaaCACAAATtcaccatcagattttccttaaatcatggatacgcatcacaaccaaattatccttatcaagttccctaactatgaaaagcatgatagaaagacatatcaaaggtcattaagttctttgaaaaccataagaattgacgaggcattcgtaactatgaaaagcatgatactcttgccaaggatttacttaacacaatcatgactagtgacttccactacttgtgaatataagtttgtaacgattaggtgaaactcccttatactctagcatcaagtttatgcaggcaaactaagtatgcatcctcaatcaacatacataaacaagttttaataactcagataagcaaatcacattcaagactcaagaaacaataattggatgaattaattcatataaaacatataatcatggctttgaattcacctccaactataaagaaattagttcctcatgttcgcaattaaacaaagataacttaattagacattgaaaataaaagatagaaaacacctaagaaCTCTCCAGCAATCCAATGTTGAATGGCAAGGCACAGCAAAGGGCTCCAAGAATTCTCTCAATTGTATCTAAATATATGGGTGTGTGGTGtaggaaaatatggtagagggtggtggtttgaattgtggcagaaaatatgtatttataggctagggttttgtgCAAAGTagtggaggagaaggattacaCAATCCTAGAGGAATAGGACTAGGAAATTCAGCGCAAAGCTTCTAAAAAGGGATTAAATTCGTTAGATTTCTAAGGGAAAAAAGGATCAGGTTATTTGCATTGTTTCAGGGCTTCTAGAATCAGATATTAGGTATTCTAATGTGATAAGGAGTCCCCCTTGCAACTAGAATTGAGgtaggataggattaggatagaataagataagataatgttagtttggatgagataaggttggataaggttttggataaggtaAGGTAGTTTGGATAATatctccttcttttgagctgatttcttatgttcaatgtcttgaattaatttcttcaactctttagcacattcctagcctctcttgaatttcaaattcgtccattccttgtgctccaaatGTAAGTTATCCATTACAACCCaaaattgctctaaaatgctccaaaatgcactttcttgccaactttgtcatttggacttacaaacacacgaaaatagcttaaaacactataatgagtagaaactagctatgaaaatgcaagaaaacaagctaactaagtcgcataaatatactGCTATCATAAATCTTTCAACTAATTAGTTTAGAGCCCTTACAAGTTTATGTAACTTGTGATCGTTTTCAAATGAACGTATATGTATGTAGTCTCTTAGTCGcagcttaatttgcatgcagtGAGTAGAGTAAAAAGATGGCGATGATTAATGCATTAATGCTTTTCTATCCTTTGATATTGCTGGCAAGCATCGATCATGATGATGCTGATGATTCATAAATGATTGAATCATCATCAGCCGAATAGAAATGCTTCACTGTTGCAAATTGAATACAAAGCATGCCTGGTTTGATAACCAAACAGCAGGAGCATTGATTTTTTCTCCTTGCAGTGGTGGTGGTAGTTTCATCTCTTAAATTAATGGGCCTAACATGTGATGTGAGGGACTAGCAGTACGTTTTTACTTTTCCATATAAAGGTCATTAGTTATTGGTGACCTAGACCATAATACTTGACAACCATTTAAAAGGTAAAACCAAATTCTTATATAATAATATGTATAAGATATTGGAGATTTATACCAAAGTTAAACGCGAGAGTCGAACATAAGATTTCTGTTGAGGAAAAATTAGAATACATAACTCTAACATAAGTGTTGAAgagacaaaacaagtaaacaaattcatTGTATTACactcacaaaatattacaacataAACTCTCAAGGACACTCACTCTTTCTAGAGACACACTCTAGACCACTCACACTCTTCACAAGACTATTCACTTACAAGGCTTCTCACGCTCGCACTTagtgttgagttttggtttcaatatttgttgtatatttcattatgaatgttacaagagagtgaaggcaacttttatagagagccaaaagaaagctacaatagattgtaggataactacacaaacacaatccttaaaatctgccctaacaagtggaaaaaagaaaaccaaattacaagtaaagaagtttttacaagcaactaagaaaggttgatgtaaggtgaatgacaagctatgaaAAGGTTGATGTAatgtgaatgacaagctatggaaaggttgatgtaaggtgaatgacaagctatggaaagtgaggttgatgtaaggtgaatgacaagctatgaaaaggttgatgtaaggtgaatgacaagctttGGAAAGTGACTTTAGTCTATGACTTAGCTAAagtgaggatgacaactcatacatacaaccCATCCATACAAACCGGTTTCAATACTTAGCTCTCTCTTCTTGGCTACTTGTTTGATTACTTCCTCCTTCTTGATTACACGCTTACAACATCACCCCTATATTTATAGGCAATGTTTGCCGACTTTAAGCATGCTAGAACTTTCTAGTGCATTTTTCAAGCACTCCACCATAGCATATTAGCTAGCTTTTAGTATATTCTTTAACTTAGATATTTTAGGAGGATAACCAATTTACATTGCTGGAATTTTCCAGCTACTATTGCTAACAGAGATTGCTAGATTTTTCTAGCATTTGCATGCATTGGCTTTGGGTTGGATCACTTGTCTTggccaagacaagattaccTTTGTTGCTgcactttgctagagttttctaGCATATTCCAAACAACAATTTGGCTGTTGTTAGTCTTCACAACTTCTCATTTATGAAGGAAGATGAATATCAGCCTAGTACTAATGGTATAGTTACTTAAACACTGGGAGTATATGTcccaatcaataaaaaaaatgtaagagTCGAACACAAGACCTCTTATTTACCAAGAAAGATGAATATCAGCCTAGTATTAATGACATAGTTACTTATACACTAGAAGTATACATCCCGAtcaaccaaaaattaaaattggtcAGATTGTAGTTTTGCTTCTTCTAGTTAATAGATTGTTTAGTGTGACTATCACAATATTACATGGCGGTACGAATCCACATATATTAtaaggaagaggatcctctccagatccatTTTGTAAGGATTCCtaaccgtttatcgtacatcatgcggccagttttcgtcagatactatttgcattgaatttaaaaaaaaatcaaatgatttatgACTGCATGATACATGATGAATGGCTAAGATGTGGGGATAAAGTGGATCTGGATGGGATCCTCTTCCATATTATAATACATATATCTATGTACTCTTGTAAACATAAAAATTCTGTAACGAATGAAATGAGAACATGTGTACAAAGtaaatttgtattgatgaatttgtagggttacaatctctgtttacaattttcctctgattcagtcttcaaatttgatgtagatgcgtatgttattgatccaagggtcgtgatgacttgatcttggatgaacgattgaacgattgcttcaagttttgaactTGAAACAACGCTTGGATGGTCTTCACCTCAAAGTTACGGCAAAGGTTGTGTTGATGTAGGATTTcattgattcaagggtcttgacaacttgatcttgaattgaacatcgttacaagttttaagCTTACAACAAAGTCTTCAAGGAATCGGCACAAGtgtttgttgattcttcaagggaacGCTTTGACTTTGGTTGTACATTCTTCGAAGAGAGCTCTAgcagcgtattagtcttcaaagatatGGTAGAGGttctccttttgtgagaatttcgacCCTTCAATGTAGAATTGTCGACCCTTATGTTTGTTTGAgaaccttgtatttatagacttccaaaGCCATGCCTTTGGATAGATTttgctttgatttgtgtcttgattcaaccactttcccttgcttggccgAATTATAGGGCTTTAatgcctattttgtgagcaatctttaattcttgcttgttttatgaagatgcTTTAACTTTCTTTCCGGTTTTGGGAACAATTTGGGCCCCTTGGCGATTTTGAAGGAGATTTCCTCCCCTTTGTCGAGTTTTGGGAAGATTTTgtacttcctttgcttgatttgtgccacatgtcattgatgacttgttcatttgtgatgagtcatatgccacgtggagctttgtgatgtatcatttgtatgcaacgaaatttacatgtctacgaATGCCCCCACTTCAGTCATGTTGTAGGCATGTGCTTGTCATATGTAGGAAACGTGTTTTGAAGTCCTGCAATGTGAATGTTCTCTAACTCAAGGGTCGTCGATCTTGAATTTGTTTGCTTTTTCAAGGGCTGTAAAGGCGTATTTCTTGAatgaaacatttcttcaagggctgttgaggcttggtcttgaatgaaatgaaagttttcttcaaaggccgtaaaggcttaatcttgaatgaaatgaaaattttctttaagggccgcagaggcttgatcttgaatgaaaattttgaaaatggataaatcagcacatacttattgtgcgcattgattttccataattttttgacaaaatacaTTTGGTGTATTTTGAGACTTGGATTTTTCCTTGTGGTTGTGGGAAAAAAAATGCTTTTCCTTCCTTAGGTAGGaatctccttcaattttggtaatGAGGGTGACTTCCTTCAAAGTGTGGGGAAATCTttggtgatttccttcaaggttttagaaagatttaatgcttgtccttgggtaagtaggatttacattttttcttttcttccccttTCTCTTTTTCACGGCAATGAGGGTATTTTTCTCCTTGTTTTGGGAAACTTAAAGACTTGTCCTTGCCTTGGAGGGATTTCCTTTTGTATTTTGGCAAGGAGAGGTACTTTCCTTTGttgttttgaaaatttttaagccctttccttattttttatttttttatttttttgtttccttttcttttctttgctgatttttgttgcaaaaaaacaacattttttCCCTATTGTCGTGTATCACCTTACCATTTATTTGCTTGGAATTTGCTTCCTTGTTCCAACTGGAATGTGCttccttgttttgattttccttttgctaTTTGGTATGTATTTTCCCTATAGCATTAGGAAGAAATTGACCCTTATTTATAGGGCAATGAGGTGTGTGTTTTTTGTCACACAATCCTTGCCGTGCACATTGACTTTGCTTGCTGTCATGTGTTATAGCTGCTTGAAGTTTGTTGTAGTGCGTCACCTTTTACCACATGGTTTTTTGCAAAAGACTACAGCGGGGTtacgctgtgtagtgccttttggttgcagttttccctcggtggtgaAGTTGTCATGCAGTGCAAGAAATTGTTTGCGTAATTGTTGTAGGGTTGCGTAGTGCGATTGTGTAGCactttggttttctttgctatTGTTGCGTTCTTTGAAGGACCTTGTAGCTGCCCTCTTTGCGGTATTGCTCAatcttttgtggctgatttcttcTCGTTATTGTGACTTTGTCATCGTCATTCTTCAACGCTTACAAGGTTTGTCTCGCATGTCTTTTGCTTTAGcgaagcaattttttttcccttcttgcCGCCCCACtctatgcttatgttgcctttttcttttttttttttgttgcaaccatggtatttttcaagtgctTTAAAAGCAATACCAACACTATTCTTGCAAAGGAAGGTGATTTGTAAGATAGGGGAACGGCATTGAAACTTTGAGCGCCGTTGACTGGCCATAAGGCGATTGTTCTTCCTACAAAAGACAACTTGATGCATATCAAGTTATGGTCTTCTGAAGTGTCTTGGGAGGTGATAGATTTTGGTCAACCGAATACAAAGAAGAAAGAGTGTATGTTGAGAattcttatcttgaatcctTCACACCATGTTCGTGACAATTCACCGGCTTTGTTTAGCTTCTTGGTGATCGTATCCGTAATAGAGCTATGACTTGGAATGGCATCTTGTTGACTACTGGAGAAGCTGTCTTTGTTGAGATTTATTAGGAGTGGCTTGAAGACGTCTTAAGCCGATCCAAAGATATGCTTACTAATGTGGGCCTTTATCACGCTGTGTAcgcatctttgtttagttatgatcgCCATCCTTCCATCCTTCGTGCgttctttgagcattggtgtGCAGCGACCAATACACTTCACACGGCTCAAGGGGAGATGtcaatttcactttgggatCTCCACAAGATAGAAGGCTTGTCGAGCTAGGGTAAGTTTTACGACGAGGTTGTTCCTAGCTTGGATGAATTTTCTCATCACAATAGTTGAGGATTGCCAGTGAGTTGCCGCTATTTATTTTGGGCGTATCACAAGCTTTCCCAGGAGGCTCAGGGTGAGTCAGGCATGAAGATAACTTCATGGATCCGAT
This window contains:
- the LOC139187721 gene encoding uncharacterized protein, translating into MSEPGSSSDEGSSSFSSKSESAMSESSGSLLESGTRETLDDLPNRQTLAIASSSSMALGEGVVFDAIPIVRSEFTADHLKNNLLDNEKQVEALRQSCNIPRSVGIRLVHDEEWPSEPPQGHVMFYTQILLTLGVRLPLHPWLQKMLSLIGYAPGQLNPGFWDTLIGFYIIWMECGLCEPSFHQWRYCYKMRPAKSCTGYAECACRSERERIVYGKKKAYYTWKNRWCFLYNDWEYDKGVTPERRVLTHFQTVGCNVSTVRTICYLLWSFLASNTLLHVVTRGTIQLFGQELSDIEKVLRVPKEDRHLSKLRPLFRRYGFQPLVSESQGRSMEKVSKKTGTSTHKRKAPVLVPSEDILPHKKIHKFRGEPSVRPKSQDGVLKGPAFRKTGVETVDNATAVVAGEGSRLLPHPLTMEHAVQESDPGSRHEGKGKERAGSVPWKDLRVATRPKDFGDINNCLAGRRFAFDELGEPLAKDESDCDRMLKLSSYVMAEYHDRLQEVERYKAKLKENKQLVDEARRNKGLLTQALQLKDETMESLKRRNGENLRLKKLFEATKKQFEVATLEVSKVRGELDGALVEISELEKSIPTEREAAVQEYLSSSTFHLAIKPYCAQEARFEKRKWMAVLDRYDDGSIIRKYHEDIDEHHRKGETFVLAVDPSSEDESDNEGSADAQTQHGEEDLGDAEDDGRTRNDTARGSASDENE